TTTTCTCCCAAATGCAGAAAGTTTTTAtctggaaaatgtatttttaaattcagtACATATGTTAAGAACTTGTTCACCTCAGCACttttcaaattaataaaaaagaacGTTTTTTACATGAAGAGAAAAGTTTTAAAACCAGAGAATATGTTAGTGTCTGTGGTTTAATTCCGCTCAGTTTAttatcagaggaggaggaggaggaggaggacagatgactgctcctcctcctcctcctcctcctcctcctcctctctcagacGGACCTCAGCGTCTCCTCCGGTCGCATCTCTTCCCCTGTACCCCGCCCTCCGCGCGCTCAGGGGGCGGCTCCGCGTGCAGAAACTTTCCCTCACAGACTTGGACCTGCCCCGCCTCGGATCCAgttctccacctccacctcctcctcctcctgctgccgccgctgctgctgcggaGGTTGGTTAACTGTTTGAGGACAGAACTCCGCTCCGGGTTTTGGTGTCTTCGGTGATGCCTCCAGAGTGGAGCCGCTCCGGGACGAACCCGAACCCGACACCTGTTGGACACGGTCGGAGACTTTGTGGAAGCTGCTCGCGAcgaaaaatgaaggaaaactgACTTTTTTAGAGGAAGTTTAAAACGTTTTTTAAATCGGGAGATGGATGGGTCACTGTGGATCACTCGGTTCCACCTCCCGGGTTAGACCGAACCTCACGATGCCGCGTCCGCCCCTGAGGttcctgtgtctgtggctgTGCAGCGAGGCCGTCGCGACTCAGCTCCACTGGCACCAAACAAAGACCACTTTCAGTCCTCATTATGAATCCGCCGCCGCTGACAGGAATGCGCAGAGCCGACGATGGCGCACGGTCGGTGGGGAGGACAATGGGGGGACGGGAGCGCGGGCCCCGTGGTTCGATCCCGTGAACCGGACCTCCGAGCTGCACCGGCGCGCCGTGCGTAAAACCGACTGCGCAAAATGGAAACGCGCCAAAACGGTGGATGCAATCCGGGAGAGCTGCTCAGACACACCCGGCACGGACCCGCCTGCAGCCCAGGGAGGACCGGACACCACCGGCGGCACAAGCGGAGCGCGAGGAGACCCGGCAGGATGCGGCGAAGCGAGCCGCCGCAGGACGGAACCATGGCGCAGGAGCAGGAGCCGGGACCCCCCTTTGGACTCAACACCAGCGACTACGAGGAGGAGTACTCCCTGCCGGACTTCACCGACACCACGCCGTTCGTGCCGGTGAACACGCGCACCAGGCGGAAGCAGGTGAAGAACCCGTTCTACCCGGTGACCGCCGAGTCGTACGGCGCGTACGCGGTCATGATCACCGCCGCCGTCATCTTCAGCGTCGGGATCATCGGGAACGTGTCCGTCATGTGCATCGTGTGTCACAACTACTACATGAGGAGCATCTCCAACTCCCTGCTCGCCAACCTCGCGCTCTGGGACTTCGTCATCATCTTCTTCTGCTTGCCGCTCGTGGTGTTTCACGAGCTCACCAAGAACTGGCTGCTGGGAGAGTTCTCGTGCAGGATCATCCCGTACCTGGaggtgagagggggagagagaaggggaggagggggggtctGGTGTGTGAGGTAAATTATGACATACCTCACACCTGTTGTCACCTGTGTGACACGTGGGAGCACAGGTGGTCTATCTCCACGTGTCTTACAGGTGAGAACAGATGGATGACAACTGGATGAAACAGATAGAAAAAGTGGATGGAtgattgatagatagatagatggatgcatggatggataGACTGATTGATCCAATGAGGACAGTTGTTATTTCTACAGTTTCTTCAGTTGGTTCTAAATAAACGTTTTAAACAGAAACTTGATGAAACCTGGAAACAGGAAGTTCcagtaaaaactgaacaaactgcagctgaatgaCGTTTATTCCACCTGTAGTAAAACCACAGAGTTTAAAGCTCAGGTGTGACTGAGTGTCAGTAATGTGATGTAATAAAATCACATCAGGACCAACAGACAGgtgcagaggtcagaggtcatctgAGAGTGGGATTACGTCGTCTCCAGACTGCATCAGGGTTTACCTCAGGCTTTAATGTCGCCTCATGTGAAGGTCGATTTAATCTGATGCTGAACATGTGACCTCCTGCTGCCCAATCAGAGTGAAGATCAGGATTAATGAAGAGTCTCTCAGACTGAGATTAGACTGAAACGACCCCCCAACCCCATCCAACACCCACTGTGAGCCAGACCTGACCCCCcaaatgtcagtgtcagacCACACTGACCCAGGAACCAGCAGAGTGGACGTTTCTCATCAACGCCAATGATTTTAGAGTCACATGTTTACGACGTGTTTGCAGCTGGTTGTGATGATGGAAAAGCTTTTTActgtaaaatctgaaaacaaaaggaGTTTAATCTTcttatcagcagcagctctgatgaCCTACATGACTTTAGTGATATTTACTGATGTCACCAGCTGTCACCTTTAAATTCTAaacttatatttattttaatttcaggGCAGTCCGTTATTTTTTAATCTGGGTcttaattttcatgttttggtgtaaatgactgaaaaatacaaaatacctGCCACTaccaccaacagctgctgcagtgtaatccaatggacaaTCGTCCACTTTAATGGACGTCCattaaagttcttgtttttgccttGTTTTATAAGTGTGACAAcattatgacaggattcctccagagacagaacTTTTTATTAAggaggaagatccttttagtttaaccagaaacatctctatatatcactaccagactccattgacaaaaacagggattttattGTACAAaactggaataccactgcctccatctgtcagtgtgtttgtgatactgtgtggtacttttactccagtaaagtatctgattacttcttctgtcacacaataacaaagacatactaacagatggaggcagtatTCCAGTTCTGCACaataaaattcctgtttttgtcaatggagtctggtagtaatatatagtgatgtttctggttaaactatTCTTTAATataaagctctgtctctgctggaaAATGGACAgtaatcagcagcagcaacaagaacTGACATCAGGACTTTGTTTGTTTACGACAGCAGCGTTACAGTTTGtcctcacaccacacacacaatgactgtTCTTTATCCAGTGTGAAGTGTTTACAGCTGCTGAGGCACAATATTGTGACGTGTGTGTCTGAACTGTCTGTTTCCATCAACCTAACGATGCAGGAAACATTTTAATCCATCTGATTTAGATTCAGGACTTTGCTCAGAGTGTGATAGTCGTCGTGTGACCAGAGTTCTCTTCTGTTCCCAGGTCGGCGTCTCTCGGGGTCACGACCTTCACGCTGTGCGCTCTGTGCATCGATCGTTTCCGAGCCGCCACCAACGTTCAGATGTACTACGAGATGATCGAGAACTGGGCGTCCACCACGGCCAAGCTTGCTGTCATCTGGGTGGGCGCCCTGCTGCTGGCGCTGCCCGAGCTGCTGATCCGACAGCTGGTCACCGAGGATGGCGACCCGCCCGACGTGACGCCCTGCGAGCGCTGCGTGGTCCGGATCTCCACCGAGCTCCCGGACACGCTGTACGTCCTCGGGCTCACCTACGATGGCGCACGGCTCTGGTGGTACTTCGGCTGCTACTTCTGCCTGCCGACACTGTTCACCATCTGCAGCTCGCTGGTCACCGCCCGCAAGATCCGCCGTGCGGAGCGAGCCTGTGTCCGCGGCAGCAAGAAGCAGATCCAGCTGGAGAGCCAGATGAACTGTGCCGTGGTGGCATTGGCGATCCTCTACGGCTTCTGCATCATCCCGGAGAACATCTGCAACATTGTGAGCGTGTACATGGCGGCCGGCGTTCCCAGGAGAACCCTGGACATCCTGCACCTGGTCAGCCAGCTGTTGCTCTTCTGTAAGTCTGCGGTGACGCCGGTGCTGCTGTTCTGCCTGTGCCAGCCGTTTACCAAAGCCTTCctggactgctgctgctgctgctgcgaggAGTGCGGCCCGCCCCGATCACCTGCCACCGCTGCCAGCGACGTCGAAAACGAGTGCACCACCACCGAGCTGGAGCTGTCGCCGTTCAGCACCATCCGCAGGGAGGCGTCCACCTCCACCGCCTACGCTGTCGTGGGAACACActgctgaggtcaaaggtcaaagatgGAGTCGTTCCTCTGATCAATGGACGCGTTGACAGATCAGGCTTCAAGTTCCTGGAGTGGAATCGACCCAAACTTTATATTTACAGACCGAAGACGTCACTGTTTACAGAATTTATACATGAAAGACGCCACAGTCTGTTTTAGTTAATAgcatttgtttagttttttaattAACTCACAAGTATTTTTACTGAATCTGCACTCAGTCATATGATTTCCTCATTGTCACTGTTTTTGTGGCGCTGATCATTTTTTCTgcccatttaaaaaaattttaTGAGTCTGTAACTTCTCAACAACTTCCTTGGAAAACTGGAAGttattttattcagagtttAGTTAGTTGTGTCGAATTTACAAGCAGTTATTTCTCTAATCAAAACGATGACAAAAGACAGAGTTTGGTGACATCGGGAAATAGTGGGACTCATGGGAGTAGTCGTCTTGATCACCGTTGTGGTCGGTTTCTCCCGGTCAGGATTCCTTCAGCGTTGATGGTTCAGGAACCGAATTCTCGTCACAGATCTCctctctgaaacaaacagaccagctgattgtttcagtaaaaactctgaataaaacagtttcatgttaaaaatcagtgtttctctggtGGAGTTTGGcggagctgagctgctgctaacgttagctcagcttgtttcccTGACAAGTTCAGATCCAGACGTCTTACGACTAAAATCCCTCATCTGgttaaaatataaagttaaaaacCTCTAAGATCTAAAAAGTTTATCCTAAAAATGAGACTTAaaaactggataaaaagtcAACGTTGTTgctgacacatgcacaaagaggATATGACATGATCAACCGGCGACCAAATGAAACGTTGCCTTGATTAAAATCATGCGTTTCCTTTTTGAAAAAAGTACACAACTCAACACAACAAGCAGCACAGGTGTAGtcctttttgtacattttaataCAGAAAAGTTGCACATTCCACCTTTAAACTGAGTAAATGTTGAATTATAGGTTTTCTTGTAGACATAtttcatgtttgcatgtttaacTGTCCTTTAACTGTTTAACTGAGCTCTCTGACAGTTAACTGTAAGTAATTATTTGGGTTGGTACCAATCAAACACTGGTTCTATTTTAATCTGTATTTACGATCTTTCCGGGAAGCTGTTGGGGAATATCAGAGGTCTTACAGTGTTACCTTAAAACGGGCATAAAAAGTCGTCACCAACCACAGCTGCTATCAGCATCTGTAGCTCTGTTCttggttctttttcttttattctcagTGTGAGTGAGTTAAATGGGACGTACAGTAATATAAACTGGATGTAGATGCTGTGTTGTGTTAGCTGATGTTGTGAATCTGCCTGTGTCAGTATTTTattcttcactgtgtttgatAGCAGAGAAACTGCACTTCACTCAGTCTGTAATGTGacaggcttttgtttttttgccacatgagaaatgtcactttaattaaaagatattttaaaataggtttttctttttaaacttgGTGTGCGTTTAAAGAGTGGAGTTATTTGCGCGACACTTTTTCTTGCAGTTAGAACATTAATCCTAGTCGTCCCCGCCAATCAATCTCTACATCATCAATATCAAAATCTACAACATCAATATCAAAATCTACAACATCaatatcaaaatcaaaatctctCAACCCAACCAAGGTCATGAGAAACCAAAAGGGAACAAAATTCTGAAAgttggggtaaaaaaaaatgtacttttgcAAGATCCCGAGACAGATTCAAAAGTTTCTCAGGATCTCAGAAAAATTTCTTGAGATCTCTGAGAAGTTTCTCTGGATCTTATGAAAGTTTCTCGAGAAGGTTTCTCAGGATCTTGCAAAAGTTTTTCAAGGTCTCGTAAGAGGTTCCATGTCCCCACTGGGGCTTCGTAAAATGATGATTTTTGTACCACATAATTTTAGTTTGGCTCAAAatactacattacccatgagTCCTTGCAGAATTATCCAACCAGGGCAGTTTTATGCAGATCTAAGCCCTAGAAGTGAGTCATGAAACTGTCTTTGGGGAAAAATGAACAGACTTTGACTTTGTAGAACTGAAACACCAGAAACAGCTCCTTCTGTTGTCGTCTAACGTCGTGTTTCCTGCtggctgctgtgaaaatgttggacagaacaaacaaaatgctCGTCAGAGATCCATCCAGAGGACACAGCCGCCATTGTTTGTACAGTTCAGACTCTACACAACATGTTACAGTCAGTCCAACAAACCACTGAACTTCCCTCAGGCGAGGACACAAAGCAGCCGGCGCCGACAAGTCAAAGCACGAGTCAGTTATTCTCAGTTATTCTCAGGAAAAAGTTTTATTTGCTCGAATCATCAGAACAGAAAATGATGACAGTTGATTTGCTGCGTCAGGCTCAGCTCAACTCTCAGCTGTTGTGTCTCTCGCCATCGTTTCGTCATCAGCGTCGCCGCCCAGCCGGGGAGGACACAGCACGCCATTGTCCTCGCCTCCCGTTGTCATGACGACAGAGGGAGTCTGCCTCTCAGCTGAACAGTGCTACAGTAAAGCAGACAGCATTTATTCAGAGGGAAGTTGTCACTGATGGTTTCTGGTCTGAACTAGTGCAGTCTGGTCTGTAAACAACGTGTCCTCATTAATACTGGTTTGGTAAACAGCTCAGCTCAGACTGACtcacctg
Above is a window of Lates calcarifer isolate ASB-BC8 linkage group LG10, TLL_Latcal_v3, whole genome shotgun sequence DNA encoding:
- the gpr37a gene encoding prosaposin receptor GPR37; protein product: METRQNGGCNPGELLRHTRHGPACSPGRTGHHRRHKRSARRPGRMRRSEPPQDGTMAQEQEPGPPFGLNTSDYEEEYSLPDFTDTTPFVPVNTRTRRKQVKNPFYPVTAESYGAYAVMITAAVIFSVGIIGNVSVMCIVCHNYYMRSISNSLLANLALWDFVIIFFCLPLVVFHELTKNWLLGEFSCRIIPYLEVASLGVTTFTLCALCIDRFRAATNVQMYYEMIENWASTTAKLAVIWVGALLLALPELLIRQLVTEDGDPPDVTPCERCVVRISTELPDTLYVLGLTYDGARLWWYFGCYFCLPTLFTICSSLVTARKIRRAERACVRGSKKQIQLESQMNCAVVALAILYGFCIIPENICNIVSVYMAAGVPRRTLDILHLVSQLLLFCKSAVTPVLLFCLCQPFTKAFLDCCCCCCEECGPPRSPATAASDVENECTTTELELSPFSTIRREASTSTAYAVVGTHC